A part of Ptychodera flava strain L36383 chromosome 11, AS_Pfla_20210202, whole genome shotgun sequence genomic DNA contains:
- the LOC139144372 gene encoding uncharacterized protein, with the protein MGDFLEDRDLTLKIACRISEVMASEDFKKAYTESVDMTMREPASIMVKARLVHERFFRDMFDEFGIIYKDRSFSTIYREILRRYRHDEEIRRSLIETVTIESSDIKPIDIGAQAAVHAGFLKKLHEDFKDKVDIYMVYLREAHPIRNNQELSSHNSFIKQHEVIEDRINAAKMLIELGSKYDTFTSDIKDDTKVGILLDNMENSFCHAFAAMPVRVAVIEDGKLSFLGTTIEEQAAQGILMTDELRIWLAARFDTTN; encoded by the exons ATGGGCGACTTTCTTGAAGACAGAGATCTTACTTTGAAGATAGCGTGTAGAATATCTGAAGTGATGGCAAGTGAAGATTTCAAAAAGGCATACACTGAGTCAGTCGACATGACCATGAGAGAGCCAGCGTCAATCATGGTCAAAGCTCGACTTGTGCACgaaagattttttcgagatatgTTTGACGAGTTTGGTATTATATACAAGGATCGTAGTTTCAGCACGATTTACAGGGAGATCCTGAGACGCTATCGACATGACGAAGAG ATTAGACGATCGCTCATCGAAACTGTCACTATTGAAAGCAGTGACATTAAACCCATCGACATTGGAGCTCAA GCCGCTGTTCATGCTGGCTTTCTGAAGAAACTACATGAAGACTTCAAAGACAAAGTCGACATCTATATGGTGTATCTGAGGGAAGCCCACCCAATACGCAACAATCAGGAGTTAAGTTCACACAACTCATTTATAAAGCAACACGAGGTTATAGAGGACAGGATCAATGCGGCAAA GATGTTAATTGAACTTGGCAGTAAATATGATACCTTCACGAGCGACATTAAAGACGACACCAAGGTGGGCATACTCTTGGATAATATGGAGAATTCCTTTTGTCACGCATTTGCCGCCATGCCAGTTAGAGTTGCCGTGATTGAAGACGGGAAACTATCGTTCCTTGGTACTACTATTGAGGAACAGGCAGCACAAGGTATCCTGATGACAGACGAACTCCGAATTTGGCTTGCGGCACGATTTGATACAACAAACTAG